The following proteins are encoded in a genomic region of Sulfurovum indicum:
- a CDS encoding 4Fe-4S dicluster domain-containing protein: MNFAMALDYQSCIDCKACEVACKEENGVQLGADKQRIWVTQSEKSIFGEPFVVLHPSQCNHCQDAPCVDVCPTGASYFAIGGIVMSNKETCILCRGCMEACPYDARFVDDTHVAVDKCTFCYDTRIVKGEMTTACQATCPTKVRLFGDLDDEEGELVQLLKHRKFYVLKENEGTVPKLFYLLPEHDMNYAMNSVNEETNIYTWDEFKPLIEKAKTKRSSQWQDIQ; the protein is encoded by the coding sequence ATGAATTTTGCAATGGCACTTGACTATCAAAGCTGTATCGACTGCAAGGCGTGTGAAGTCGCCTGCAAAGAAGAGAATGGTGTGCAGCTTGGTGCTGACAAACAGCGTATATGGGTGACACAGTCTGAAAAAAGTATTTTTGGGGAACCTTTTGTAGTACTGCACCCTTCACAGTGCAACCACTGTCAGGATGCACCCTGTGTGGATGTCTGTCCTACCGGCGCAAGCTATTTTGCCATAGGCGGTATTGTTATGAGCAACAAAGAGACCTGTATCTTATGCAGAGGATGTATGGAAGCCTGCCCTTATGATGCACGTTTTGTTGATGACACCCATGTAGCTGTAGACAAATGTACTTTTTGCTATGACACACGTATCGTTAAGGGAGAGATGACCACCGCATGCCAGGCTACCTGTCCTACGAAAGTAAGACTCTTTGGTGACCTGGATGATGAAGAGGGTGAACTGGTACAGCTGCTTAAACATAGAAAATTCTATGTTCTCAAGGAGAATGAAGGTACGGTCCCAAAACTCTTTTATCTGCTGCCGGAGCATGATATGAACTATGCCATGAATTCCGTAAATGAGGAAACCAATATCTATACATGGGATGAATTTAAACCTCTTATTGAAAAAGCAAAAACAAAAAGGAGCTCCCAGTGGCAAGATATACAATAG
- a CDS encoding AAA family ATPase — MSLHNDKIKKSDTKWMNAFENTVWSKLKRKQKRKLCKRFGLLYMKDTTLDMLTEQIEVPALPLAFCIAAMHKLKQWDVKLLQSNPYKQLWIEKLTYDQDRWGIRRTHTHTYGIYENTPLSYEQQHYLEQLLKSSVSLDKSNKIDVLTSTETLSEFQLSMLIETFESEMNTFALQYMSDSDKNIKKLVQKAEEEWLEIEQNLSYYVSGKNHPEIILDKQKNLVPRSIRSHIEKTIKGQEDAVKKIASLLYYQQKIYRSHTHKKKIPFEPLDPVLISGSTGSGKSFLLEVSCNMTGLPYIHADCSTLVSEGIRGYTLNDMLKDLLRKTHYRQKEAEAAVVIFDEVDKLLTHHDGQAILYQLLRIVEGADVSISKSYGEEKEFSKISTISTRKMLFFFAGSFQGVIEEKKNRTGFIRPVDSTTEKPLQSNEIEKTELPKELLGRINDIIILNRLSREDYREILLESKHSPLKKYQKMLLLNDRHLELSPEQIEEILDQAEQSPYGARSLNKIIKNYFEKALYEAPDPQ; from the coding sequence ATGTCATTACATAATGATAAAATAAAAAAGTCTGATACAAAATGGATGAATGCATTTGAAAATACTGTCTGGTCTAAACTGAAGCGTAAACAAAAGCGTAAACTCTGTAAAAGATTTGGGCTTCTCTATATGAAAGACACCACACTTGATATGCTGACAGAACAGATAGAAGTGCCTGCTCTTCCTCTTGCATTTTGTATCGCTGCTATGCATAAACTCAAGCAATGGGATGTAAAGTTACTGCAAAGCAACCCATATAAACAGTTGTGGATAGAAAAGCTCACCTATGATCAAGACAGATGGGGGATCAGGCGCACACATACGCATACATATGGGATCTATGAGAATACCCCACTCTCTTATGAACAGCAACATTATCTGGAACAGCTGCTCAAAAGCTCTGTCTCTTTGGATAAAAGCAATAAAATAGATGTATTGACCTCGACGGAAACTCTCAGTGAGTTCCAGCTGTCAATGCTTATAGAAACGTTTGAAAGTGAGATGAATACCTTTGCGCTGCAATATATGAGTGACTCTGACAAAAATATCAAAAAACTTGTTCAAAAAGCTGAAGAGGAGTGGCTCGAGATAGAACAAAATCTAAGCTACTATGTATCAGGAAAAAACCATCCTGAAATTATCCTCGATAAACAAAAAAACCTTGTTCCAAGATCTATCAGATCCCACATAGAAAAAACGATCAAGGGACAAGAAGATGCAGTCAAAAAAATAGCCTCCCTGCTCTACTATCAGCAAAAAATATACCGGTCACATACCCACAAAAAGAAGATCCCGTTTGAGCCGCTTGACCCGGTGCTCATTAGTGGAAGTACCGGATCAGGAAAATCTTTTCTGCTTGAAGTCTCCTGCAATATGACAGGACTTCCCTACATTCATGCAGATTGCAGTACACTTGTCTCAGAAGGCATCAGAGGATACACGCTGAATGATATGCTGAAAGATCTTCTAAGAAAAACACATTATCGACAAAAAGAGGCTGAAGCAGCCGTTGTCATTTTCGATGAAGTGGACAAACTGCTTACACACCATGACGGGCAGGCCATCCTCTACCAGCTTCTGCGTATTGTTGAAGGTGCTGATGTAAGCATCAGCAAATCATACGGTGAAGAGAAAGAGTTTTCGAAGATCTCGACGATCTCTACACGAAAAATGCTTTTTTTCTTTGCAGGTTCATTTCAGGGAGTTATTGAAGAGAAAAAAAACCGCACCGGTTTCATTAGACCGGTAGACTCTACAACAGAGAAACCGCTACAAAGTAATGAGATCGAAAAAACAGAGCTCCCAAAAGAGCTTTTGGGAAGGATCAATGATATCATTATTCTCAACAGGCTGAGCAGGGAGGATTACAGGGAAATACTCCTGGAAAGCAAACACTCTCCTCTTAAAAAATATCAAAAGATGCTGCTGCTTAACGATAGGCATCTGGAACTCTCTCCTGAACAGATAGAAGAAATACTCGATCAGGCGGAACAAAGTCCCTATGGTGCCAGATCCCTCAACAAGATCATTAAAAACTATTTTGAAAAAGCACTCTATGAAGCACCGGACCCCCAGTAA
- the nrfD gene encoding NrfD/PsrC family molybdoenzyme membrane anchor subunit — translation MARYTIAGVEVNRVSLKNLLLGDKVIYIAYGFLVFALIGMIDVFWDRYFLVSATAFDAGLFPGNREVAAAMKEAVFGSGGEVKREAPWSLYIVNYMYMIYVGSGIVFLVALAELFNITLIKRAAAGFLTLGLGMILAGLFTILVDLNILHLHWMLLSPRYNSGMWLMLPLYIIYIPLIVLEIYLILSHHTNLAKKLALPILLMSLAVEFLEFYVQAKLFDMNSARHLWTTYPLLTFYFMISAFTASAAVMMLYTFLVYRNTDRTKCAAMMDLVKKITLYSVIALGSYEATAYLFIDKKWAGIILFGDFKFYFYAYLLLAVAIPFVLLFKERSSKLAKVIASVSIIIGTYLGRIIFVYGGNAYPMSDRFGIGFEKYGEYEAVKEIVFFMPSWGEAAIVIGSLGIIIFVYRVINLFFSVSMMREP, via the coding sequence GTGGCAAGATATACAATAGCAGGGGTAGAAGTCAACCGGGTTTCTTTGAAGAACCTGTTGCTTGGTGACAAAGTCATCTATATTGCATACGGGTTTTTGGTTTTTGCTCTTATCGGAATGATAGATGTCTTTTGGGATCGTTACTTTCTTGTATCTGCTACTGCTTTTGATGCCGGTCTTTTCCCTGGCAACAGAGAGGTTGCTGCAGCGATGAAAGAAGCTGTTTTCGGTTCCGGGGGAGAGGTCAAAAGGGAAGCACCATGGTCACTCTATATTGTCAACTATATGTATATGATCTATGTAGGCTCCGGTATTGTATTTCTGGTAGCACTTGCAGAACTTTTCAATATTACGCTTATTAAAAGGGCAGCAGCCGGATTTCTGACACTGGGGCTTGGAATGATACTTGCCGGTCTCTTTACGATCCTGGTGGACCTCAATATCCTTCATCTGCACTGGATGCTGCTTTCTCCCCGATACAACTCCGGTATGTGGCTGATGCTGCCTCTTTATATCATATATATTCCTCTTATTGTCCTTGAGATATACCTGATACTCAGCCATCATACCAATTTGGCAAAAAAACTGGCATTGCCGATACTGCTTATGAGTCTTGCGGTAGAGTTTTTGGAGTTCTATGTTCAAGCCAAACTTTTCGATATGAATTCAGCACGCCATTTATGGACGACGTATCCTCTTTTAACGTTCTACTTTATGATATCTGCATTTACTGCATCTGCAGCAGTGATGATGCTGTATACATTCCTTGTTTACCGTAACACCGATAGAACAAAGTGTGCAGCGATGATGGATCTTGTCAAAAAAATCACACTCTACTCTGTTATTGCCTTAGGTTCATATGAAGCAACTGCCTACCTCTTTATCGATAAAAAGTGGGCAGGAATTATTTTGTTTGGAGATTTTAAATTCTACTTCTATGCCTATCTGCTATTGGCAGTTGCAATACCTTTTGTACTCCTTTTTAAAGAGCGGAGCAGCAAATTGGCAAAGGTTATCGCTTCAGTTTCCATTATTATAGGAACCTATTTGGGACGCATTATTTTTGTATATGGAGGAAATGCCTATCCTATGAGTGACCGTTTTGGTATTGGTTTTGAGAAATACGGAGAGTATGAAGCTGTAAAAGAGATTGTTTTCTTCATGCCGTCATGGGGCGAAGCGGCCATTGTTATCGGATCATTGGGTATTATTATTTTCGTTTACAGGGTCATCAATTTGTTTTTTTCTGTTTCGATGATGAGAGAACCCTGA
- the cysN gene encoding sulfate adenylyltransferase subunit CysN has product MSEQETKIATDIESYLKEHENKQLLRFITCGSVDDGKSTLIGRLLHDSKMIFEDQLASIKKESRKSGSSDGEFDLSLLVDGLQSEREQGITIDVAYRYFTTDKRKFIIADTPGHEQYTRNMATGASTADLAIILIDARYGVQTQTRRHSFIAKLLGIKHIVVAVNKMDLVDFSQQRYDEISRDYLTFAQEVGLTEDITIVPISALNGDNVVTLSEQSPWYTGETLMYILETIKIDQDQDLTHFRMPVQYVNRPHLDFRGFCGTVASGVIKKGDAVTVLPSGKSSTVKEIVTYEGNPEYAQAQQAVTLTLNDEIDISRGDVIVKSDEQPDNASSLDVDIVWMGEEPLIKGKRYFIKRASTQTVGTIDHFYYKTDVNTLVESSTNMLKLNEIARAKLDLEQSIAFDPYDHNKAMGSFIIIDRITNNTVGAGMIRNKSEDQGKKETPYSDFEIEFNALVRKHFPHWESKIIT; this is encoded by the coding sequence ATGTCTGAACAAGAAACAAAAATAGCTACAGATATAGAAAGCTATTTAAAAGAGCATGAAAACAAACAGTTATTGCGGTTTATTACCTGCGGATCAGTTGATGATGGAAAGTCTACACTTATTGGCAGACTCCTGCATGACTCCAAAATGATCTTTGAAGATCAACTCGCAAGCATCAAAAAAGAGAGCAGAAAATCCGGCAGCAGTGACGGGGAATTTGATCTTTCACTGCTTGTGGACGGCTTGCAGAGTGAACGTGAACAGGGCATTACCATTGATGTTGCCTATAGGTACTTTACGACTGATAAACGAAAGTTTATCATTGCGGATACGCCTGGACATGAACAGTATACAAGGAACATGGCAACGGGTGCCTCTACTGCGGATCTGGCGATCATACTTATTGATGCCAGATATGGTGTACAGACACAGACAAGAAGACACTCGTTCATTGCCAAACTGCTTGGTATCAAACATATCGTGGTTGCTGTGAACAAGATGGATCTGGTAGATTTCTCACAACAGAGATATGATGAGATATCAAGAGACTATTTGACATTTGCACAGGAGGTAGGGTTGACTGAAGATATAACGATCGTACCGATCTCTGCACTTAATGGCGACAATGTCGTGACACTGAGCGAGCAGTCTCCCTGGTATACAGGTGAGACACTCATGTATATTCTTGAAACTATCAAAATAGACCAGGATCAGGATCTGACGCATTTCAGAATGCCGGTACAGTATGTCAACAGACCCCATCTTGATTTTAGAGGTTTTTGCGGAACGGTTGCGTCCGGTGTTATCAAAAAAGGAGATGCAGTAACAGTATTGCCCTCCGGAAAAAGCTCAACAGTAAAAGAGATAGTGACTTATGAGGGAAACCCAGAATATGCCCAGGCACAACAGGCTGTTACACTCACACTTAATGATGAGATAGATATATCAAGAGGAGATGTAATAGTAAAAAGTGATGAACAGCCTGACAATGCATCCAGTCTGGATGTAGATATTGTGTGGATGGGTGAAGAGCCTCTTATCAAGGGTAAACGCTATTTTATCAAAAGAGCCTCAACACAAACCGTTGGTACGATAGATCACTTTTACTATAAAACAGATGTAAACACCCTGGTAGAGTCGAGTACGAATATGCTCAAGCTTAATGAAATTGCAAGAGCAAAACTGGATCTGGAACAAAGCATAGCATTTGACCCTTACGATCATAATAAGGCAATGGGGTCATTTATTATTATTGACAGAATTACGAACAATACTGTCGGTGCAGGAATGATACGGAACAAATCAGAAGATCAAGGTAAAAAAGAGACACCATATTCTGATTTTGAGATAGAGTTCAATGCACTGGTAAGAAAGCACTTTCCTCACTGGGAAAGTAAAATTATCACATAG
- the cysD gene encoding sulfate adenylyltransferase subunit CysD, with protein MISTERLTHLKLLEAESIHIMREVVAEFDNPVMMYSVGKDSAVMLHLALKAFAPAKLPFPLLHVDTKWKFKEMIEFRDKRAKEEGFELLVYTNPEGIEKNIGPFTHGSAVHTDVMKTQALKQALDKYKFDAVFGGARRDEEKSRAKERIFSFRDKNHRWDPKNQRPELWNIYNARVHKGESIRVFPLSNWTELDIWQYIYLESIPIVPLYFAAKRPVVEKDGVKIMVDDERMPIEKGDVIREEMVRFRTLGCYPLTGAVESTATTLPEIIQEMLLAKTSERQGRVIDNDSAGSMEKKKIEGYF; from the coding sequence ATGATAAGTACAGAACGATTGACACATTTGAAACTGCTTGAAGCCGAGTCGATACATATTATGAGAGAAGTGGTGGCAGAGTTTGACAATCCGGTGATGATGTACTCTGTAGGAAAAGACTCTGCGGTTATGCTGCATTTGGCACTTAAGGCATTTGCTCCGGCAAAACTTCCTTTTCCTCTGCTTCATGTAGATACCAAGTGGAAATTTAAAGAGATGATAGAGTTCAGGGACAAACGTGCGAAAGAAGAGGGGTTTGAACTTTTAGTCTATACAAACCCGGAAGGTATAGAAAAAAATATTGGCCCCTTTACACACGGTTCGGCAGTACATACAGATGTGATGAAAACACAGGCGCTCAAACAGGCACTGGACAAGTATAAGTTCGATGCGGTATTTGGAGGTGCAAGAAGAGATGAAGAGAAGTCCAGAGCGAAAGAGAGAATATTCTCTTTTAGGGACAAAAACCATAGATGGGACCCCAAAAACCAGAGACCGGAACTTTGGAATATTTACAATGCAAGAGTACATAAGGGTGAGTCTATCAGGGTGTTTCCTCTTTCCAACTGGACAGAACTGGATATATGGCAGTACATCTATCTTGAAAGCATACCTATTGTACCACTCTACTTTGCTGCAAAAAGACCGGTAGTGGAAAAGGATGGTGTAAAGATCATGGTGGATGATGAGAGAATGCCTATAGAGAAAGGGGATGTCATCAGAGAGGAGATGGTACGTTTCAGAACGCTTGGGTGTTATCCTCTTACCGGTGCAGTTGAGTCAACGGCAACAACATTGCCGGAGATCATTCAAGAGATGCTTCTTGCAAAAACAAGTGAGAGACAGGGCAGGGTCATAGACAATGACTCGGCAGGTTCAATGGAAAAGAAAAAAATAGAGGGGTACTTTTAA
- a CDS encoding molybdopterin-dependent oxidoreductase, translating into MKVEISRRKFLQGSVALSVIGGSTASLSTLLAEEKRVSHTNMKVATVCEMCVNKCTVFARVEEGIVKKLDPNPHFPKSRNMLCARGDAGIHALYDPDRLKYPLIRIGEKGDGRFKRATWEEAYEAILNGTEKFKGLKQILDEEKDNRSALGYCAGEGMGEHTFRQFMGDMLGSTNFVNHSSICLKTTTAGYALTLGAYGKADMENASYVIMAGANRAEAIMTPDTMDMFKRTRGRGLKLIVVDPRYTNTAQHADKWLGIKVGTDLAFVLALTYVAIKEVLYNKAFVSKNMNHFERYKKHILEHHYTPEWAEKITGIDAHTIRTIARDFMAHAPKAIYYQGRRTAWSLQDFQLRRAQAIFTALGGGIDVKGGIVFGKKLPLEEHTVDYPIYSNVKERIDKHEATFIGPNGTWIGFRNMIAQKRTPYPLRAFFSYKQNPMQSIPNIAKTRKMFENLDLVVTIDTMPSDTVMMSDVVLPECTYLEREDPVKSFAGAEPAIVLRNKTIEPLYETKALFDILKGLSKTISKPLFEISAKYDDELKEAIESDGFEEVFEENNFDLSRAFEESQEEINKERIVSEYGEEAYRILKEKGVFYPHMDDYFRQLSTNEYQYYPEDKKYYTTPGGEKLDAQDTCIDEKEMAALKKNLGTKSGKVECYLDTMAKNGQDPMPTWREELYTKTPKGKFKFITGRHAQQTQNSTANNIMLLDVMRENYIWINKEQAEEKGIKHGDVVEVKSAAGVIYIKAYPTIKIIKDVVFYVHGFGQESTGLTFGYRNGASDNMIIEDKIESVFGSAAMHETLVEVRKV; encoded by the coding sequence ATGAAAGTTGAGATATCGCGAAGAAAATTTTTACAGGGTTCTGTGGCGTTGAGTGTCATAGGAGGAAGTACAGCTTCCCTGAGTACTCTTTTGGCTGAGGAGAAGCGTGTTTCGCATACGAATATGAAAGTTGCCACTGTGTGTGAAATGTGTGTCAACAAGTGTACAGTTTTTGCTCGTGTAGAAGAGGGTATTGTTAAAAAACTTGATCCCAACCCCCACTTTCCGAAATCCAGGAATATGCTTTGTGCCAGAGGTGATGCAGGCATACATGCTCTTTACGATCCGGACAGACTCAAATATCCTCTTATACGAATAGGAGAAAAGGGTGACGGCAGATTTAAGCGTGCAACATGGGAGGAGGCTTATGAGGCCATACTCAATGGTACAGAGAAATTCAAAGGGCTTAAACAGATACTGGATGAAGAAAAAGATAACCGTTCTGCGTTGGGTTACTGTGCAGGTGAAGGGATGGGAGAGCATACCTTTAGACAGTTTATGGGTGATATGCTGGGCTCTACCAATTTTGTAAACCACTCTTCTATCTGTCTGAAGACCACGACAGCAGGTTATGCTCTCACTTTGGGAGCCTATGGAAAAGCAGATATGGAAAATGCCTCTTATGTCATTATGGCCGGTGCGAACAGAGCAGAAGCTATAATGACCCCGGATACAATGGATATGTTCAAGCGTACCAGAGGAAGAGGTCTTAAACTGATCGTGGTCGATCCGCGTTATACCAATACAGCACAACATGCGGACAAATGGCTTGGGATCAAGGTGGGTACCGATCTTGCTTTTGTCCTGGCGCTTACCTATGTGGCGATCAAAGAGGTACTTTATAACAAAGCATTCGTCTCTAAGAATATGAATCACTTTGAAAGGTATAAAAAGCATATCCTGGAGCATCATTACACACCGGAATGGGCAGAAAAGATCACAGGGATAGATGCACATACCATTCGGACGATCGCGCGTGATTTTATGGCGCATGCCCCAAAGGCTATCTATTACCAGGGCAGGCGTACGGCCTGGAGTCTTCAGGACTTCCAGCTCAGACGCGCTCAGGCGATCTTTACTGCGCTTGGCGGAGGAATAGACGTCAAAGGAGGCATTGTCTTTGGGAAAAAACTTCCTTTGGAAGAACATACTGTGGATTACCCCATTTACAGCAATGTCAAAGAACGGATAGACAAACATGAGGCTACTTTTATCGGACCCAATGGTACATGGATAGGGTTTAGGAATATGATAGCCCAAAAGCGTACTCCCTACCCATTACGTGCTTTTTTTTCATATAAACAGAACCCCATGCAATCCATACCAAATATAGCTAAAACGCGTAAAATGTTTGAAAATCTGGACTTGGTCGTTACGATAGACACAATGCCGTCAGATACGGTAATGATGTCTGATGTCGTGCTGCCGGAGTGTACCTATCTGGAGCGTGAAGACCCTGTCAAATCTTTTGCAGGAGCAGAGCCTGCCATTGTTCTCAGAAATAAAACGATAGAACCTCTTTATGAGACCAAGGCACTGTTTGACATTCTTAAGGGGTTAAGCAAAACAATTTCAAAACCACTTTTTGAAATTTCAGCCAAATATGATGATGAGCTCAAAGAAGCTATAGAGAGTGATGGTTTTGAAGAGGTATTTGAGGAGAACAATTTTGATCTGAGCAGAGCATTTGAGGAGTCACAGGAAGAGATTAATAAAGAGCGTATAGTCAGTGAGTATGGAGAAGAAGCTTACCGGATACTAAAAGAAAAAGGTGTGTTCTATCCCCATATGGACGACTATTTCAGACAACTTTCTACCAATGAATACCAGTACTATCCGGAAGATAAAAAATACTATACGACACCCGGCGGAGAGAAACTGGATGCACAGGATACATGTATAGATGAAAAAGAGATGGCGGCACTTAAGAAAAATCTTGGAACCAAATCCGGAAAAGTGGAGTGTTATCTGGATACTATGGCCAAAAACGGACAAGACCCTATGCCTACATGGAGAGAGGAACTTTACACAAAGACCCCAAAAGGAAAATTCAAGTTTATTACAGGGCGTCATGCTCAGCAGACGCAGAACAGTACTGCCAATAATATCATGCTTTTAGATGTCATGCGGGAAAACTATATATGGATCAATAAAGAGCAGGCAGAGGAGAAAGGTATTAAACATGGAGATGTTGTGGAGGTGAAAAGCGCTGCAGGTGTCATCTATATCAAAGCCTATCCTACAATAAAGATCATTAAAGATGTCGTTTTTTATGTGCATGGTTTCGGTCAGGAATCAACCGGACTTACTTTCGGCTACAGGAATGGCGCCAGTGACAATATGATCATCGAAGACAAGATTGAGTCTGTCTTCGGATCGGCAGCGATGCATGAAACACTGGTAGAAGTGAGAAAGGTATAA
- a CDS encoding nitrite/sulfite reductase, translating into MAKETAAQRIERIKVEKDGLSVLADIYEYAKGNKEIEPEDIDRFKWYGLYTQNKNLQDEDDTTLYFMLRVKLEQGVINVEQLRCLSKISSDFGRSTADFTTRQDIQFHFIKVADLPEIFERLKSVGLSSVFAAGDVPRNIVTCPVSGIDQDEIYDTTFLVHEINNYLRGNPDFVNLPRKYKIGISGCGKHCMGHEIQDLSFTAVHTDDGVLFAVNVGGGLGSNKKIALHLGYVREKNVLDVVKTVTAVYRDHGLRKSRKKARLGHLIDEWGLEKFKAYTEEKLGFKFIDKPLFKATPYAQREHFGIHRSLIEGESYVGCAVNGGHIGADGLSDLADILEKHRATTIKATNTQNFIILDVPEQNTDKLAKDLLDINIEVNPSPFKARTLSCTGIKFCKFALVETKDEAIKLASYLEKRFPDFSENVSISLNGCPNSCAHPHIVDIGLSGIKFKDEEGNTVAGFEIILGGNLEGENSNFGLKTGIKILPKDIHRTFENIIEQYLGSERKGLTRFLKENMNNADFIASLQSV; encoded by the coding sequence ATGGCTAAAGAAACAGCAGCGCAGCGTATAGAAAGAATTAAAGTTGAAAAAGACGGTTTGTCTGTATTGGCTGATATTTATGAGTATGCCAAAGGTAATAAAGAGATTGAGCCTGAGGATATTGACAGATTTAAATGGTATGGACTCTACACACAAAATAAAAATTTACAGGATGAAGATGACACTACACTCTATTTTATGTTAAGAGTAAAGCTGGAACAAGGTGTTATCAATGTAGAACAGTTAAGATGTCTCTCAAAAATATCAAGCGATTTCGGAAGATCTACGGCAGACTTTACAACAAGACAAGATATACAGTTTCACTTTATAAAGGTAGCGGATCTGCCTGAAATCTTTGAGAGACTCAAGAGTGTCGGACTGAGTTCGGTATTCGCAGCAGGGGATGTACCAAGAAATATTGTTACCTGTCCTGTGAGCGGCATAGATCAGGATGAAATCTATGATACTACTTTCCTGGTGCATGAGATCAATAATTACCTAAGAGGTAATCCCGATTTTGTCAATCTGCCGAGAAAATATAAAATAGGTATATCTGGTTGCGGCAAGCATTGTATGGGACATGAGATACAGGATCTGTCGTTCACTGCAGTTCATACGGATGATGGTGTATTGTTCGCAGTCAATGTCGGCGGAGGATTGGGTTCGAATAAAAAAATAGCACTTCATTTGGGATATGTAAGAGAGAAAAATGTACTTGATGTCGTCAAAACAGTTACGGCTGTCTATAGAGACCATGGATTAAGAAAGAGCAGAAAAAAAGCACGTTTAGGTCATCTGATCGATGAATGGGGACTTGAGAAGTTTAAAGCATATACGGAAGAGAAACTGGGATTTAAGTTTATAGACAAGCCGCTTTTCAAAGCTACGCCTTATGCACAAAGAGAGCATTTTGGCATACATAGATCACTGATAGAAGGGGAGTCATATGTAGGCTGTGCTGTCAATGGAGGGCATATTGGGGCTGATGGGCTATCTGATCTGGCTGACATATTGGAGAAGCATCGTGCAACGACCATTAAAGCAACAAATACGCAAAATTTTATTATTTTGGATGTACCGGAACAGAATACGGATAAACTGGCCAAAGATCTGCTTGATATCAATATTGAAGTAAATCCAAGTCCGTTCAAGGCCAGAACACTGTCGTGTACAGGAATCAAGTTCTGTAAGTTCGCACTTGTTGAAACAAAAGATGAAGCAATAAAGCTGGCGTCATATTTGGAAAAAAGGTTTCCTGATTTTAGTGAAAATGTATCAATATCCCTTAACGGTTGTCCAAATTCCTGTGCCCACCCGCATATTGTCGATATAGGATTGTCAGGTATAAAATTTAAAGATGAGGAGGGAAATACTGTTGCAGGGTTTGAAATTATCTTGGGAGGGAACCTTGAAGGAGAAAATTCAAATTTCGGTCTTAAGACCGGAATCAAAATATTGCCAAAAGATATTCACCGTACATTTGAGAATATCATAGAACAGTATCTTGGGAGTGAACGAAAAGGCTTGACCAGGTTTTTAAAAGAGAATATGAACAATGCAGACTTTATAGCGTCATTACAATCGGTGTGA
- a CDS encoding PAS domain-containing protein yields the protein MLTKELKVSEDGSYSTSTNQDGIIVSVSADFEKISGYTKSELIGKNHNIVRHPDMPKIIFKKMWDALENGEEFIGFIFNHAKDGGYYWFANRVYLFSRDKDGGCKYFSYKSPMSPRARHCMTKLYATLLEEEKKGGIEASEKYLEEYLAFRGVTFDEYVKTFLDGTGLFKTGFFMARKLFGSSSV from the coding sequence ATGTTGACCAAAGAACTTAAGGTATCGGAAGATGGCAGTTACTCTACAAGTACCAACCAGGACGGTATTATTGTCTCAGTAAGTGCGGACTTTGAAAAAATATCAGGTTATACAAAGTCTGAATTAATTGGAAAGAACCACAATATTGTCCGGCATCCGGATATGCCGAAAATCATATTTAAGAAGATGTGGGATGCACTTGAGAACGGGGAAGAGTTTATCGGTTTTATTTTTAACCATGCGAAAGATGGCGGCTACTACTGGTTTGCGAACAGAGTCTACCTCTTTTCAAGAGATAAAGATGGAGGATGCAAATATTTTTCATATAAGTCACCTATGTCGCCACGGGCGCGTCACTGCATGACAAAACTCTATGCAACACTGCTTGAAGAAGAGAAAAAAGGCGGTATCGAAGCATCTGAAAAATACCTTGAGGAGTATCTTGCATTCAGAGGTGTTACATTTGATGAATATGTGAAAACATTTTTGGACGGAACCGGATTGTTTAAAACCGGCTTTTTTATGGCCAGAAAACTGTTCGGAAGCTCTTCTGTATAA